The Actinomycetota bacterium genome contains the following window.
ACGGATCCACCGGCAATGCCGAGTTCGGCCAGTTGCTCCAGCAGCCGGCGCGTCGCCTCGGGACCTATAAAGCGGCTTTCTGGAAAGTTTGCCGCAATCAGTCGAGCTACCGCCGTGGGCGGTCGCCTTAGTGGCGGGGGGAGTCGAGTCAGGACGGAGAAGGTCTCAAACGCAGCGTGACCCGAAAGACCGAGAGTGAGTCCTGCAAGACTCTTTGCGACCTGGTCGTGAACTTCGTGACTTACACCGGCCAGCGCCACCGAGATGCTCGTATCAACAAGAACGTGCCTTCCGGTCACCGCTGGTCGGC
Protein-coding sequences here:
- a CDS encoding PIN domain-containing protein is translated as RPAVTGRHVLVDTSISVALAGVSHEVHDQVAKSLAGLTLGLSGHAAFETFSVLTRLPPPLRRPPTAVARLIAANFPESRFIGPEATRRLLEQLAELGIAGGSVYDALVGAAAAEHNLPLVTRDQRALETYRALNIRHEILS